A section of the Aneurinibacillus sp. REN35 genome encodes:
- a CDS encoding DUF5057 domain-containing protein, with product MKNRRLKSALSVVLIFALLLGSIVAGIGYIYASETIKIRVLEITDKKQGDNEQERIESELTDLVGDNKYSIETISMKKFVALREELDGKYDVIYIGSGTYSPAPVGVYTGKTKAEKERAHNTKDKMNDITNLKAMEIKKDFIAKGQLVILHTDILKQNNSKLQNNFKEYRGTASVDNVKFVTSKEQAISAIRSAEVKRPRIKITNQPSNYDSASSQIYKPGDTVAFDFNITNYAQLSSKNLVANLYIDTDFNRRYDAVEMMGTAELRGSSGKLTYPLARGYSGMRYWKLEIVDKDSGLKDYATGVFQFRDKKVEVKVLQVTQGTATTSSLLKEENMKQSYLETQDYKISIHVISMQKFNSDEYKVLNGKYNMLIFGFADSYNNAAIDAKAALEVKDFINTGQGVMFTHDTIFETNNEWVKNFMDITGQQVPRTDLGHGAPSPSTKTKKVNEGMMNQFPFLLDNNVTIATTHNQYYTLDLEDENVVPWYNIIGGNRDTDDSWNHYYTYSKGTVTYSGTGHTNTGFPDSEQRLFVNTMYRAFIGANHAPEVTVYTPKEQDRIRTIDPIDIVYKIEDLDLKDVDVYTKVSIKEVPLKDKGKEQSIPFRSIYPAQSNGGEKEGWQKLRNGSLVTIPSYTMSDDMKDGGTVFVEVEAQDKQGAQTKKTIEVEVKRVIAKLKFDRPESIVAEKDKEIAIPYRVIPEKLPMDLGTKYPHMTVKDIKFKEVFPPGLEVQIPDKAGWTRTGSLETGYTVTGILGEIKYERVQEGSAFVYVVQNPPNAFDIKVIPKSNQKYVLGNSEIEYLDLDNQVVAGKFKPLILDAETIISSLTLRDIELEVGEEATLFPKSDPQNADLRGIQWEWTENVNYASKTEKNDGSVLIKGLAPGTATIKAKIMSGGKEVSTTSRVTVLNPLKKLTLTRSLDKNNVRPNEVATITYNLETKGVTEYKGIFPLALPQENGYIVKNVYDLTGFKLYGNFGVLELPEGTLQQQMQQGYQNSVAVGTWLNMHNGKDELNKIVAPFLESSSNVGKVITIPLFAETKDQGVNFQVKVNKFATFKLVGEGEGEFLGYGVSVPDLSFVETFPAAPNFEIISVPAGWSKDGNVVRGKPTFTLNGDKYTATFEIKVSGTKRGTYALNQSIVSYTGAQSNTLTERFPNLTLTVEVDPVNPEFTWQAVIVGDTAIVTIVPMDETIFDETEWRTKNSNGMWNDGVFTTGKFNTKTMAIDLLKDEKGKPITTPFGIWAKTPGIGEKKVDIPLEPLGTASPPGGEGGQHPYIDLDITATTQPGKDENRAAQVNMIYKLKPGVSIPEWLTISIPKAGYTIEEEGREVVRFTEFDTSDKNIMDAPIQNIRLIKTADGKTHTYTVKVKVYPTYTIQLPGLSPIVKRSDDSEADMLPKVEKVTVTVKAKANLN from the coding sequence ATGAAAAATAGAAGGCTTAAAAGTGCGCTTTCAGTTGTACTAATTTTTGCTTTGTTGCTAGGCAGCATTGTAGCGGGCATCGGATATATATACGCAAGTGAGACAATTAAAATAAGAGTGTTGGAAATTACGGATAAGAAGCAGGGAGATAATGAGCAGGAGAGAATTGAATCGGAACTTACAGATTTAGTCGGGGACAATAAATACAGTATAGAAACGATCAGCATGAAGAAATTCGTAGCTCTTCGCGAAGAGTTGGATGGAAAGTATGATGTAATTTATATAGGTAGCGGTACGTATTCGCCTGCTCCAGTGGGAGTGTATACAGGTAAGACTAAAGCTGAAAAAGAACGTGCGCATAATACGAAAGACAAAATGAATGATATTACTAACCTCAAAGCTATGGAGATCAAAAAGGACTTTATTGCAAAAGGGCAACTTGTTATCCTGCATACAGATATTCTCAAGCAAAATAATAGTAAGCTCCAAAACAACTTCAAGGAATATAGAGGGACTGCAAGTGTTGATAATGTTAAATTTGTAACGAGTAAAGAGCAGGCGATAAGTGCTATTCGTTCAGCAGAAGTTAAAAGACCGCGTATTAAAATAACCAACCAACCGAGTAATTATGATTCTGCGTCTTCGCAAATTTATAAACCGGGCGATACAGTTGCCTTTGATTTTAATATTACTAACTATGCACAACTGTCGTCTAAGAACTTGGTTGCAAATTTATATATCGATACCGATTTTAATAGGCGATATGATGCGGTTGAGATGATGGGAACAGCGGAGCTTAGAGGATCTTCTGGTAAACTTACATACCCTCTTGCAAGAGGGTACTCAGGCATGCGTTATTGGAAATTAGAAATTGTTGATAAAGATAGTGGGCTTAAAGATTACGCTACAGGAGTATTTCAATTCCGAGATAAAAAAGTGGAAGTAAAAGTGCTTCAAGTAACACAAGGTACAGCAACGACGAGCAGCTTACTTAAAGAAGAGAATATGAAGCAATCGTATCTGGAAACGCAAGATTATAAAATAAGTATTCATGTTATCAGTATGCAGAAATTTAATAGTGATGAGTATAAAGTGTTAAACGGGAAATACAACATGCTTATTTTTGGTTTTGCAGATTCATATAATAATGCTGCTATTGATGCTAAAGCAGCATTAGAGGTTAAAGATTTTATTAATACAGGGCAAGGGGTAATGTTTACCCACGATACGATCTTCGAAACGAACAATGAATGGGTTAAGAATTTTATGGACATAACAGGGCAACAGGTACCTAGAACCGATCTGGGGCATGGGGCGCCAAGCCCATCAACAAAAACTAAAAAAGTAAATGAAGGAATGATGAATCAGTTCCCGTTTCTTTTGGATAATAATGTGACGATTGCGACTACACATAACCAATATTATACATTGGATTTAGAAGATGAGAATGTCGTCCCTTGGTATAATATTATTGGTGGCAATCGAGATACAGATGACAGTTGGAATCATTACTACACATATTCGAAAGGGACGGTAACGTATTCCGGAACGGGGCATACAAATACCGGTTTCCCAGATTCAGAACAGCGGCTATTTGTTAATACGATGTATCGTGCGTTTATCGGCGCGAACCATGCTCCGGAGGTTACGGTATATACTCCTAAGGAACAAGATCGGATACGTACCATTGATCCCATAGACATCGTATACAAAATAGAAGATCTGGATTTAAAAGATGTAGATGTATATACAAAGGTATCCATCAAAGAAGTACCGCTAAAAGATAAGGGAAAGGAGCAATCCATCCCTTTTAGAAGCATCTATCCAGCACAGAGTAATGGGGGAGAAAAGGAAGGCTGGCAGAAATTAAGAAACGGTTCTCTAGTTACGATTCCTTCCTATACAATGTCAGATGATATGAAAGACGGGGGAACCGTATTTGTTGAAGTAGAGGCACAAGATAAGCAAGGGGCTCAGACGAAGAAAACCATTGAAGTCGAAGTGAAACGGGTTATCGCCAAACTAAAATTTGATAGACCTGAGAGTATAGTGGCTGAAAAAGATAAGGAGATAGCTATTCCGTATCGTGTAATTCCAGAGAAGCTGCCTATGGATTTAGGTACAAAATATCCTCATATGACCGTGAAAGATATAAAATTCAAAGAAGTCTTTCCTCCGGGATTAGAAGTTCAAATCCCAGATAAAGCTGGCTGGACACGAACCGGATCACTGGAAACGGGATATACGGTGACAGGCATATTAGGAGAAATTAAATACGAACGCGTGCAGGAAGGCAGTGCGTTCGTGTATGTTGTTCAGAACCCGCCAAATGCATTTGATATTAAGGTCATACCAAAAAGCAATCAAAAATATGTTCTAGGAAATTCAGAAATTGAGTATCTTGACCTGGATAACCAGGTAGTGGCCGGAAAGTTCAAACCTTTAATTTTGGATGCAGAAACCATTATTTCTAGTCTTACATTACGTGATATAGAGCTTGAAGTAGGCGAAGAGGCGACATTGTTTCCAAAGTCAGATCCGCAAAATGCTGATTTGCGAGGAATTCAGTGGGAGTGGACAGAAAATGTAAACTATGCCAGCAAGACAGAGAAGAATGATGGCAGTGTACTTATTAAGGGGTTAGCACCAGGCACAGCTACGATTAAAGCTAAGATCATGTCTGGTGGAAAAGAAGTCTCAACAACAAGTAGGGTTACGGTGCTAAATCCACTTAAAAAATTAACACTAACCCGCTCTTTGGATAAAAACAATGTAAGACCAAATGAAGTAGCAACGATCACGTACAATCTGGAAACAAAAGGTGTGACAGAGTATAAAGGAATTTTTCCACTTGCTTTGCCGCAGGAGAATGGTTATATAGTTAAGAATGTGTATGATTTGACCGGGTTTAAACTATATGGAAATTTTGGGGTTTTAGAGCTTCCGGAGGGAACCTTGCAGCAACAAATGCAGCAGGGATACCAGAATTCTGTTGCAGTGGGAACATGGCTGAATATGCATAATGGAAAAGATGAGTTAAATAAAATTGTTGCTCCTTTTCTTGAAAGTTCGTCAAATGTTGGAAAGGTGATTACGATACCTTTATTTGCAGAGACGAAAGATCAAGGGGTAAACTTTCAGGTTAAGGTAAATAAATTTGCCACCTTTAAGTTAGTAGGAGAAGGAGAGGGAGAATTTCTAGGTTACGGTGTTTCCGTTCCGGATCTTTCCTTTGTGGAAACATTCCCTGCTGCGCCTAATTTTGAGATCATATCTGTTCCCGCAGGTTGGTCAAAAGACGGGAACGTTGTACGCGGAAAGCCTACTTTTACGCTAAATGGTGATAAATATACGGCCACTTTTGAAATTAAAGTATCGGGTACGAAGCGTGGTACGTATGCTTTAAACCAGAGCATAGTAAGTTACACAGGTGCACAAAGCAATACATTGACAGAGCGGTTCCCGAATCTAACATTGACTGTTGAAGTTGATCCAGTTAACCCTGAATTTACCTGGCAGGCGGTCATCGTTGGAGACACAGCAATTGTAACGATTGTACCGATGGATGAAACGATTTTTGATGAGACAGAATGGCGAACAAAAAATTCCAATGGCATGTGGAATGATGGGGTGTTTACTACAGGGAAATTTAATACAAAGACCATGGCTATTGACCTTCTGAAGGATGAAAAGGGAAAACCTATTACCACACCTTTTGGAATTTGGGCGAAAACACCAGGTATAGGGGAGAAAAAAGTGGATATCCCATTAGAACCTCTAGGAACGGCGTCTCCACCTGGAGGCGAGGGTGGGCAGCATCCTTATATTGATCTTGATATAACAGCAACTACACAACCAGGTAAAGATGAAAACCGAGCGGCGCAAGTCAATATGATATATAAGCTTAAGCCGGGTGTGTCTATTCCAGAATGGTTGACAATAAGTATACCAAAGGCTGGATATACAATTGAAGAAGAGGGTCGAGAAGTTGTTAGGTTTACGGAATTTGATACAAGCGACAAAAATATTATGGATGCTCCTATTCAGAATATCCGCCTGATTAAAACAGCAGATGGAAAAACGCATACGTATACTGTTAAAGTAAAAGTATATCCCACATATACAATTCAACTGCCTGGGCTCTCACCTATCGTGAAGCGCTCTGATGACAGTGAGGCAGATATGCTTCCAAAAGTTGAGAAAGTTACTGTTACAGTAAAAGCCAAAGCAAACCTAAATTAA
- the murC gene encoding UDP-N-acetylmuramate--L-alanine ligase encodes MDTQVEKQHEHKREHVHFIGIGGYGMSAIARVMLDMGYHVTGSDMARKELTDKLQKKGAQVFIGHQADHIKGADLVVYSTDIPKENVELVAAQEQTIPLIHRSKMLARLLNEKKGIAVAGAHGKTTTSSMIALVMEKTGTDPTYIIGGEIMDIGSNAKAGTGDFVVAEADESDGTFLEYFPHIAVITNIEPDHLENYDGDFENLKKAYRQFLSQVKENGTAIVCIDDEYVEDMLAERKANVSLITYAIDKQADYMASNIAPGDRTISFDVLHKGQLLGRMKLSVPGMHNVYNALGTTAVCIEAGLTFDEIAKAIQAFRGAKRRFQVIGEVKDVLVVDDYAHHPTEIEATLEAARSTNRRTVAIFQPQRYTRTFFLLDAFSKAFSEADEVIIVDIYSPANDKQIEGVSAEKLVELIKANSNPNAKYIATKEDVVEYLREDVKPGDLVLTMGAGDIWKAAVQLVEDLEKK; translated from the coding sequence ATGGACACTCAGGTGGAAAAACAGCACGAACACAAGCGAGAACATGTTCATTTTATTGGCATTGGCGGGTATGGGATGAGCGCCATTGCCCGTGTCATGCTGGATATGGGCTACCATGTCACGGGGTCCGATATGGCTCGCAAAGAACTGACGGATAAGCTGCAGAAAAAAGGCGCACAAGTATTCATCGGCCATCAGGCAGATCACATTAAAGGTGCTGATCTGGTCGTATACTCAACCGACATTCCAAAAGAGAATGTAGAACTAGTCGCTGCACAAGAACAGACCATTCCACTCATTCACCGTTCGAAGATGCTTGCGCGTCTGTTGAATGAAAAGAAAGGCATCGCTGTTGCGGGTGCACACGGAAAAACAACCACTTCATCCATGATTGCGCTGGTTATGGAGAAGACCGGAACGGACCCGACCTACATTATCGGCGGCGAAATTATGGACATCGGCAGCAATGCCAAAGCGGGTACGGGTGACTTTGTCGTCGCGGAAGCGGATGAAAGCGATGGCACCTTCCTAGAGTACTTCCCGCACATTGCGGTTATCACAAACATTGAACCGGATCATCTTGAGAACTATGACGGTGATTTCGAAAACTTGAAGAAAGCGTATCGTCAATTCCTGTCACAAGTAAAAGAAAACGGTACCGCCATCGTCTGCATCGACGATGAATATGTGGAGGATATGCTGGCGGAGCGAAAAGCCAACGTATCGCTCATCACGTATGCGATCGACAAACAGGCCGACTACATGGCCAGCAACATTGCGCCGGGTGATCGGACCATCTCTTTTGACGTCCTGCATAAAGGCCAACTGCTGGGTCGGATGAAGCTATCTGTACCGGGCATGCATAACGTATACAATGCGCTTGGAACAACAGCCGTATGTATCGAGGCCGGACTGACATTTGACGAGATCGCAAAAGCAATCCAAGCATTCCGTGGTGCGAAGCGGCGTTTTCAAGTGATTGGTGAGGTGAAGGATGTGCTCGTAGTAGACGACTATGCACATCATCCTACCGAGATTGAAGCTACACTAGAAGCGGCGCGCTCGACAAACCGCCGTACGGTGGCGATCTTCCAGCCGCAGCGGTATACGCGCACATTCTTCCTTTTGGATGCGTTCAGTAAGGCATTCAGTGAAGCTGATGAAGTGATTATCGTCGACATTTATTCTCCAGCGAATGATAAGCAGATCGAAGGTGTAAGCGCGGAGAAGCTGGTGGAGCTGATTAAAGCGAACAGTAATCCGAACGCAAAGTATATTGCTACAAAGGAAGATGTCGTGGAGTATTTGCGGGAAGATGTGAAGCCGGGTGATCTTGTGCTGACAATGGGCGCGGGAGATATCTGGAAGGCTGCGGTGCAGCTGGTCGAGGATTTGGAGAAGAAGTAA
- a CDS encoding bifunctional folylpolyglutamate synthase/dihydrofolate synthase: MSAQSLEQALSWLAGLERFSIRPGLERMEYMMERLGHPERRLKFIHIAGTNGKGSTASFLHSILRKAGQDVGLFVSPYITSFHERIQYNGHYIATEDLVALIAKLKPIVEEMSAGELGTPTEFEVVTALALLYFATVTYPDLVIWETGLGGRLDSTNIVHPLASIITNVGFDHMNILGGDLPAIAREKAGIIKSGTPIITGRMPGQALAIIEETASKRQAAIYRADQEYQAVRTRMNGHEVMDFTGLFGSVAGCELGLMGAHQVDNAAAALMTLQVLNKYFALYIEEEHIREGLSEARWPGRFEKISKAPDIILDGAHNADGIRALVQTVRDYYPGRKVSLVFSALEDKNYAEMVEMLAPLCESVWVTKTNHPRAARANALATAFKNAAPDLPVHVEEEWKDAWHQALHTVTSQEVLLVAGSLYFISDIRNEWKENRKAGDE, from the coding sequence GTGAGTGCACAATCGTTAGAACAGGCGCTTTCCTGGCTTGCCGGACTGGAGCGTTTCTCCATCCGGCCGGGCCTTGAAAGAATGGAATATATGATGGAGAGGCTTGGACATCCTGAACGTCGCTTAAAGTTCATTCATATCGCCGGTACGAATGGTAAAGGCTCTACGGCTTCCTTTTTGCATTCGATTTTGCGAAAAGCCGGGCAGGATGTCGGATTGTTCGTATCGCCGTACATTACTTCTTTTCACGAGCGAATTCAATACAATGGACACTACATCGCAACGGAAGATCTTGTGGCACTGATCGCAAAATTAAAACCGATCGTCGAAGAGATGAGCGCAGGTGAGTTGGGAACACCGACAGAATTTGAAGTGGTAACCGCGCTTGCCCTTCTGTATTTTGCTACTGTGACATATCCTGATCTCGTAATCTGGGAGACAGGGTTAGGCGGGCGGTTGGACTCAACGAATATTGTTCATCCGCTGGCCAGCATTATCACCAATGTCGGTTTTGATCATATGAATATACTGGGAGGGGATTTACCCGCTATTGCCCGGGAAAAGGCCGGGATTATTAAAAGCGGGACCCCGATCATTACCGGACGAATGCCGGGTCAAGCGCTTGCGATTATCGAAGAGACTGCAAGCAAGCGTCAGGCAGCCATATACCGTGCAGATCAAGAATATCAGGCGGTACGGACACGAATGAACGGACATGAAGTAATGGATTTTACCGGATTGTTCGGAAGTGTGGCTGGCTGTGAACTGGGCCTTATGGGAGCGCATCAGGTTGATAATGCGGCTGCGGCATTAATGACGCTTCAGGTGCTAAATAAATACTTTGCCTTATATATTGAAGAAGAGCACATTCGTGAAGGACTCAGTGAAGCTAGATGGCCGGGGCGTTTTGAGAAAATAAGCAAGGCTCCCGATATTATTTTGGACGGTGCACATAATGCGGATGGCATACGGGCGCTGGTTCAGACCGTACGGGACTATTATCCGGGGCGTAAAGTTTCTCTTGTTTTTTCAGCGCTAGAAGATAAAAATTATGCAGAGATGGTGGAGATGCTTGCCCCGTTATGTGAGAGTGTGTGGGTAACGAAGACAAACCATCCGCGGGCGGCCCGCGCAAATGCGCTTGCTACCGCTTTTAAGAACGCCGCACCCGATCTGCCCGTGCATGTGGAAGAAGAGTGGAAAGATGCGTGGCATCAGGCGTTACATACGGTCACCTCGCAGGAGGTGCTGCTTGTGGCCGGATCACTATACTTCATATCAGATATACGAAATGAGTGGAAAGAAAACAGGAAAGCTGGTGATGAATAA
- a CDS encoding polymer-forming cytoskeletal protein: MNKIVNERGGALLIVFFILILFMVLGLSISSFLVQGGKQRAFADDEIQGKMFADMGLAYFKKQLEKELNDVSSPIKTSGYKNSTVVDTFVSNKLDEVASKITLANNGGPYQKYTLPGENRGGFALGYKLEPVALPYTNDPQQPSQPYVKKITLYALGLPPRAINETGKAKRILLTSTIYINTVPAPFHYAVSSPKGLRLFGGTNIIGNAAAGNVLVSKDYRYLIENEGKTGTDDPNDLGGPKQSNRNQPYIDGTLFLSDAGELSVVDAVTKPEPDPHSENFLNIRDITSLNRTTLKSVDIFTPKELPVGSTKTELSAPKEMPYVPGYEPPIVERVAEQKVATTKLTFDPGSSSAPAAAKETVHDFIKEKMVNDNQSHHAGSTTSGFEVSPDQPISFEQGEDDGFDIIENIPPLSDKKLVIRSEPLSITDPNAPVPLTVRLSGQKLINDVRQLYIGPSDTMPDGKATVEMGHLAAFKDGASGKPFTFEGTIYIKGNLDIVGNIDITGTIYVDGDVVIREIENINNKNLAIIASGKINLTARNIKQDSESMNAYLAKWKGEGTSSFKPLSAFLYSESALHIYSINSFNRIYGGVATGEQGYLEFNTKRELTQEIYKDSNPNYLASRFTIQFNRKIFEANTYGLPAGDTFFLDAYDIEYNPKGSMPSTVQFAP, translated from the coding sequence TTGAATAAAATAGTCAACGAACGCGGCGGCGCTTTGCTTATTGTATTTTTCATTTTAATTTTATTCATGGTATTAGGGCTCAGTATCTCTTCTTTTCTTGTCCAGGGCGGAAAGCAGCGAGCCTTTGCCGATGATGAGATTCAAGGAAAGATGTTTGCTGACATGGGTCTGGCTTATTTTAAAAAGCAGTTGGAGAAAGAATTAAATGATGTGAGCAGTCCTATTAAAACAAGTGGATATAAAAATAGTACAGTCGTAGATACGTTTGTCTCAAATAAGCTAGATGAAGTTGCAAGCAAAATCACGCTAGCAAATAACGGCGGTCCTTATCAAAAATACACGCTTCCCGGAGAAAATCGAGGTGGGTTTGCACTCGGATACAAATTGGAACCCGTGGCGCTGCCTTATACGAATGATCCACAGCAGCCCAGCCAGCCCTATGTAAAAAAGATCACCCTGTATGCTCTTGGCCTGCCTCCCCGTGCCATTAATGAAACAGGAAAGGCAAAACGGATACTGTTGACGTCAACCATATATATTAATACTGTACCTGCTCCCTTTCACTACGCAGTAAGCAGTCCGAAGGGGCTTCGATTGTTCGGCGGTACAAATATTATTGGCAACGCGGCGGCAGGCAATGTTCTTGTATCAAAAGACTACCGTTACCTCATAGAAAACGAAGGAAAGACAGGAACCGATGATCCGAATGATCTTGGAGGGCCTAAACAGTCGAACCGTAATCAACCTTATATAGATGGGACACTTTTTCTTTCTGATGCCGGAGAACTGAGTGTGGTTGATGCTGTCACAAAGCCTGAACCCGATCCACATAGTGAAAATTTCTTAAATATTAGAGACATTACGTCTCTAAATAGAACAACATTAAAATCTGTTGATATCTTCACGCCTAAGGAGCTTCCTGTAGGCAGTACGAAAACCGAACTGTCTGCACCAAAAGAAATGCCTTATGTTCCAGGTTATGAGCCTCCTATTGTTGAGCGAGTAGCCGAGCAAAAAGTGGCGACAACCAAGCTAACATTTGACCCTGGAAGCTCTAGTGCACCAGCAGCCGCAAAAGAAACGGTACACGATTTTATAAAAGAGAAGATGGTTAATGACAATCAATCGCATCATGCAGGTTCTACCACATCCGGTTTTGAAGTTTCACCTGATCAGCCTATCTCTTTTGAACAGGGAGAAGATGACGGTTTTGATATAATAGAGAACATTCCCCCGCTTTCAGATAAAAAGCTTGTGATTCGCTCAGAACCGTTGTCTATCACAGACCCTAACGCACCTGTGCCTCTTACTGTTCGTCTATCAGGGCAAAAATTGATAAATGATGTTCGACAGTTGTATATTGGCCCTTCCGATACCATGCCGGACGGGAAAGCAACAGTGGAGATGGGGCATTTAGCGGCTTTTAAAGATGGTGCCTCCGGTAAGCCATTTACGTTTGAAGGAACCATTTATATTAAAGGAAACCTTGATATTGTCGGAAATATAGATATCACAGGGACAATATATGTAGACGGCGATGTCGTCATTCGTGAGATTGAAAATATCAACAATAAGAATCTTGCTATTATCGCTTCAGGAAAAATTAACTTAACTGCACGCAATATAAAACAGGATAGTGAAAGCATGAATGCTTATCTAGCTAAATGGAAAGGGGAAGGAACAAGTTCATTTAAACCACTGTCCGCCTTTCTTTATTCTGAATCAGCCTTGCACATCTATTCTATCAACTCCTTTAATCGAATTTATGGTGGCGTTGCAACGGGAGAACAAGGCTATCTAGAGTTTAATACGAAACGCGAACTCACTCAGGAAATCTACAAGGATAGTAACCCGAATTACCTTGCCTCTAGGTTTACCATCCAGTTCAACCGAAAGATATTTGAGGCGAATACCTACGGCCTGCCGGCTGGCGATACATTCTTTTTGGATGCGTATGATATTGAATACAACCCGAAAGGCAGCATGCCTTCCACCGTACAATTTGCACCTTAA
- a CDS encoding PilW family protein, with translation MNWGMHMRKSICRYVRNEAGLTLVELLASLTIFIVILIPLSSVYLSGITTYGKTQVQTSLRNEADFIIGDIMNTLQDASYFDLDDGTDNTNSKEDIFAILRSAHIVSETDSSSFKKAIATYKREVNYETLPSSSTEKVPVSILNKKLFQLAPSTGIYSSFSYDPSYLVYGLFRIMEGNTNPNSKKVAVYLIIAPKAQNNGNIQNGQKTAFTNLQEIKEEVETIQPISSGGTSSIESNVLFNYIYMVRTEISVNSLSQE, from the coding sequence ATGAACTGGGGAATGCATATGAGAAAATCTATATGTCGATACGTACGGAACGAAGCAGGACTTACATTAGTTGAGCTCTTGGCAAGCTTAACAATTTTTATCGTCATTCTCATTCCGCTTTCTTCCGTCTACCTGTCCGGAATTACAACATACGGGAAAACTCAAGTACAGACCTCCTTACGTAATGAAGCTGACTTTATTATTGGCGATATCATGAATACATTGCAAGATGCCTCTTACTTTGACTTGGATGATGGAACAGATAACACGAATAGCAAAGAGGACATATTTGCTATATTGAGATCCGCACATATTGTATCGGAAACGGACAGTTCATCCTTCAAAAAAGCAATTGCAACTTATAAGAGAGAGGTAAACTATGAAACACTACCTAGCTCTTCTACAGAAAAAGTGCCTGTTTCTATACTTAATAAGAAGCTCTTTCAGCTTGCTCCATCGACGGGCATATATTCGTCCTTTTCTTATGACCCGTCATATTTGGTCTACGGACTTTTCCGCATTATGGAAGGTAACACCAATCCAAATAGCAAGAAGGTTGCTGTCTACTTAATTATTGCACCCAAGGCACAAAATAATGGAAATATACAAAACGGACAAAAAACAGCTTTTACTAACTTACAGGAAATCAAGGAGGAAGTTGAAACAATACAGCCTATATCAAGCGGAGGAACTTCCTCTATAGAAAGCAATGTCCTTTTCAACTATATTTATATGGTGCGAACCGAAATTTCAGTAAACAGTCTTTCTCAGGAGTGA
- a CDS encoding type IV pilus modification PilV family protein: MGILKEEKGLTLVEVVASIVILSISLLLFGSFFTQNYTLSKSQDNRMIAMNLARQTAEEWKSGTLEFTSTKMEVQGGAVIADHSRLNYQTLAPLVSSTPLTINLTEPQTLNGRSYIQSIEISDAGENDPENKIENNVMLLITVTVREANTPTSVLARLSTGITE, encoded by the coding sequence ATGGGGATTCTTAAAGAAGAAAAAGGGCTTACCTTAGTTGAAGTAGTCGCATCAATTGTTATTCTTTCTATCTCTCTTTTATTATTCGGCAGTTTTTTTACACAAAATTATACGTTATCCAAATCACAGGATAATCGTATGATTGCAATGAACCTTGCTAGGCAGACCGCAGAAGAATGGAAGAGCGGCACTTTAGAATTCACTTCTACTAAAATGGAAGTACAAGGTGGAGCGGTTATTGCAGATCATTCTCGATTGAATTATCAGACCCTTGCCCCCTTGGTGAGCTCAACTCCTCTTACCATCAATCTCACAGAGCCGCAAACTTTAAATGGACGATCATATATACAATCCATCGAGATCTCTGACGCTGGAGAAAATGATCCAGAAAATAAGATTGAAAATAATGTAATGCTTCTGATTACTGTTACTGTTAGAGAAGCCAATACTCCCACTTCTGTGCTGGCACGCCTAAGCACAGGAATCACGGAATGA